A single Triticum dicoccoides isolate Atlit2015 ecotype Zavitan chromosome 2A, WEW_v2.0, whole genome shotgun sequence DNA region contains:
- the LOC119358362 gene encoding uncharacterized protein LOC119358362, translating to MPTCRTRHRADRDPETKLTPKPRSGRAAADLVTPPSSLATVAPQILKPSAMGNGIAGAPPAPVVTSGRTPRSNPGAPACASSSRAGGHLVPAVAGDGDQQVDGERAREREIEMAQWWWEGRELRILVLASLSAQYFLVLFAGVRKFHIPPWLRVSFRLAHIGSDALAIFTLATLFSRQKNGPSCSYARGSHGLELLWAPIVLMHLGGQVVITTYKIEDNEQWSRHILTSLSKVVVALYVFYKSWSSNDKSLLAATILLFVMVIIRCFQKALDLKSSSFNALRKASSSGISIIQDTYVTEKSRLDKFIKKARKVVHRDGPRGSSADLPRLPYQLFLDFPCLYSDRVGILNFWLLDPKSAYQAIEGALSAMTSFLYTKDDTVKPYLGSKEASATAVFRRCTQVLAYATVIVAICLVQTSSQKKDYNSEDTWVTLVLLWGTFVLELVYLGVQTAFRDRFSGRVLQHSLIGLLAHNRRHSRLRTIAGWLQCKDFLDDCWHMKPIYSCEEITELARQHVESLWKHCILDKETYRRHNDTRGEWTLTSKRCLGELGWSIRRPFDESIILWHLATDLCFQAIDLMFHGEVTSPDDRECARRCREMSNYMMHLLFDNPEMLMPGSRKSLFTRAYQELEDMLRYEEEARLNEDQIALLVFERCHRGITGDALRLAESLLVDAYHGDATRMWKVIQGVWVEMLCFSAGRSRGYMHAETLGTGVEYLSYVWALLAHAGMETFPEKLQREGLSVDGDDRV from the exons ATGCCGACGTGTCGCACTCGCCATCGCGCCGACCGTGACCCGGAGACCAAGCTCACGCCTAAGCCCagatccggccgcgccgccgccgatcTGGTCACACCGCCGTCGTCCCTGGCGACCGTGGCGCCCCAGATCTTGAAGCCGTCTGCCATGGGGAATGGGATCGCCGGAGCGCCGCCAGCCCCCGTCGTGACGTCCGGCCGCACGCCACGCTCCAACCCGGGGGCGCCGGCCTGCGCCAGCTCCTCACGAGCAGGAGGGCACCTAGTCCCCGCCGTCGCCGGCGACG GCGATCAGCAGGTGGAtggggagagagcgagagagagggagatcgAGATGGCACAATGGTGGTGGGAGGGGCGGGAGCTGCGTATCCTCGTCCTAGCCAGCCTCAGCGCCCAATACTTCCTCGTATTATTTGCCGGCGTCCGTAAGTTCCATATCCCGCCATGGCTCCGAGTTTCATTCCGGCTGGCACACATCGGCAGCGACGCTCTGGCCATCTTCACCCTCGCCACGCTCTTCAGCCGCCAAAAGAATGGGCCGAGCTGCAGCTATGCGCGTGGCAGCCATGGTTTGGAGCTGTTATGGGCGCCGATCGTGCTGATGCACCTCGGTGGGCAGGTCGTCATAACCACCTATAAGATTGAAGACAATGAGCAGTGGAGCCGCCACATCCTAACCTCTCTATCCAAG GTCGTTGTCGCACTCTATGTGTTTTACAAGTCATGGTCGTCAAATGACAAAAGTTTGTTGGCTGCAACAATTTTGCTTTTCGTCATGGTGATTATCAGATGCTTCCAGAAGGCCCTGGACCTTAAGAGCAGTAGCTTTAATGCCCTACGGAAGGCCAGCTCGTCCGGGATTAGCATCATTCAGGACACCTATGTCACAGAAAAAAGCAGGCTTGACAAATTTATAAAAAAAGCAAGAAAGGTCGTGCACCGTGATGGACCGCGGGGATCATCGGCAGACCTCCCAAGGCTACCATACCAGCTATTTTTGGACTTTCCATGTCTCTATTCTGATCGTGTTGGAATCCTGAATTTCTGGTTGCTTGACCCAAAATCAGCTTATCAAGCAATAGAAGGCGCACTGTCTGCTATGACCAGTTTTCTCTACACCAAAGATGATACTGTCAAACCCTACCTTGGTTCGAAGGAAGCATCAGCAACGGCCGTCTTCCGTCGGTGCACACAAGTACTAGCTTATGCAACGGTAATCGTAGCCATCTGCCTGGTACAGACTAGTAGCCAGAAAAAAGATTATAACAGTGAAGATACCTGGGTTACACTAGTGCTGTTGTGGGGCACTTTTGTGCTGGAGCTGGTTTACTTGGGCGTACAAACAGCTTTCCGGGACAGGTTCTCTGGCAGAGTTCTCCAACATAGTCTTATTGGATTATTAGCCCATAACAGAAGGCACTCGAGGTTGAGGACGATTGCGGGATGGTTGCAATGCAAGGACTTCCTCGACGATTGTTGGCACATGAAGCCTATCTATTCGTGCGAGGAGATTACAGAACTGGCCCGTCAGCATGTCGAGTCATTGTGGAAGCACTGCATCTTGGACAAGGAGACTTACAGGAGGCATAATGATACCAGAGGCGAATGGACGCTCACGAGTAAGCGATGCCTAGGAGAACTGGGTTGGAGCATACGGAGGCCATTTGACGAGAGCATTATTCTCTGGCACCTGGCCACAGATCTGTGCTTCCAGGCCATAGATTTAATGTTTCATGGTGAGGTCACGTCTCCTGATGATCGTGAATGTGCCCGTAGGTGCAGAGAAATGTCCAACTACATGATGCATCTCTTGTTTGATAATCCTGAGATGCTAATGCCAGGCAGCAGAAAGAGTTTGTTCACAAGGGCCTATCAAGAACTCGAGGACATGCTCCGCTATGAGGAGGAGGCACGGCTGAACGAGGACCAGATTGCACTGTTAGTATTTGAGAGATGCCACAGAGGCATCACTGGTGATGCTTTGAGGCTTGCTGAAAGTTTGTTGGTTGATGCTTACCATGGCGACGCGACCCGAATGTGGAAGGTGATCCAGGGCGTGTGGGTGGAGATGCTCTGCTTTTCTGCCGGCCGGTCTCGTGGATACATGCATGCAGAGACTCTGGGAACGGGGGTGGAGTACCTCTCCTATGTCTGGGCCCTCTTGGCACACGCCGGGATGGAGACATTTCCGGAAAAGCTTCAGAGGGAGGGTCTGTCGGTTGACGGCGATGATCGGGTTTAG